Within the Bradyrhizobium ottawaense genome, the region TCCTGGTCGACAATCCGATGCGGCTTTACGGATTTAGCTGATGTTTTTTGACGCGTACTTCACGCGAACCGGTGCCCACGTCGCTCGAAAACGCTCTGACGTCCGTCAGCGCGTGCGGCGCGAGAACACCGAGATCAGCACCGGCAAGGTCACCAGGATCACCAGCGGCGCCAGCATCATGCCGGTGACGACCACGATCGCCAGCGGCTTTTGCACCTGCGAGCCGATGCCTTCCGAGATCGCCGCGGGCAACAGCCCGATGCCGGCGACGGCGCAGGTCATCAGCACCGGCCTCAACTGCAACTCGCCGGTGCGAATGACGGCCCGGATCCGCTCGTAGCCTTCGTCGATCAGCTGATTGTACTGCGACAGGATGATGATGCCGTCCATCACGGCGATGCCGAACAGCGCGATGAAGCCGATCGCCGCCGACACGCTGAAAGGAATCCCCGAGATCAAAAGCCCGAGCACTCCGCCGAAGATCGCCATCGGGATCACGGTCATGACGAGCAGCGTATCCACCATCGAGCCGAAATTGAAGAACAGCAGCACCGCGATCAGCGCCAGGCTGATCGGCACCACGATCGACAGCCGCTTGATGGCGTCCTGCAGATTGCCGAATTCGCCGACCCACTCGACCCGCGATCCCGGCGGGAGCTGGACGTTGCTTTCGACCTTGTCCTGGGCTTCCCGGATCGCGCTGCCGAGGTCGCGTTCGCGGACCGAGAACTTGATCGGCAGATAGCGTTCCTGCTGCTCGCGGTAGATATAGGCGGCGCCCGAGATCAGGTTGATCGAGGCCACTTCACTCAGCGGGATCTGCGTGATCGCGCCGTTGGCGCCGGCGACGCCGATGCGCAGGTTCTGGATCGCCTCGGCGCTCTTGCGGTATTCCGGCGCGAGGCGAACGATGATCGGGAAATGCCGGTCGCTGCCGGGCTCGTAGAGATCTCCGGCGGTGTCGCCGCCGACCGCGACCTTGATGGTGGCATTGATGTCACCCGGCGCCAGGCCATAGCGCGCCGCGCGCGCGCGATCGATATCGATCTGGATCGTCGGCTGGCCGAGCGAGGTGAACACCGCAAGATCGGTAATGCCCTGCACGGTGGCGAGCTGGGCCTTGATCTTGTTGGCCGTGTCGGTCAGCGCCTGCAGGTCGTTGCCGTACAGCTTGATCGAGTTCTCGCCTTTGACGCCGGAGACCGCTTCCGAGACGTTGTCCTGGAGATATTGCGAGAAGTTGAATTCGACGCCCGGGAACTTGTCCTGTAGTTCCTTCAGCAACTGGCCGGTCAGTTCTTCCTTGTCATGGGTGCCCGGCCATTCGCTGGCCGGCTTCAGCGGCGCGAAAAACTCGGCATTGAAGAGACCGGCGGCATCGGTGCCGTCGTCAGGCCGCCCGTGCTGCGACACCACGGCTTCCACCTCGGGGCGGGCGCGGATCAGCTTGCGCATCTCGTTGACGTAGGTGTTGCCTTCCTGCAGCGAGATGGTCGGCGGCAGCGTGGCCCTGATCCACAGATTGCCCTCTTCCAGCTTGGGCAGGAACTCCAGTCCCAGCAGCCGCGCGAAGATGATGGTCATGACGACAAGAGCGGCGGCGCCGGCCATCACGATATTGCGGTTGGATATCGCCCAGTTCAGCACCGGCACGTAAAGCGCGTCGAGCTTCTTCACGATCC harbors:
- a CDS encoding efflux RND transporter permease subunit; this encodes MDRLVALAVSRRYLMVGMFVAVFVGGLIAFKQLNIEAYPDPTPPMVDIVTQSPGLSSEEIERYITIPIETQVAGIKNLRTIRTISLYGLSDVKLQFSFDYTYDEALQQVLNRLSQLAPLPGNVLPGISPLSAIGEIYRYRLKGPPNYSVLDLKTLQDWVLQRRFRAVPGVIDVTGWGGKTKTYELQVDFNKLVANGLTLPQVLQAVSNANINVGGNTVNIGSQSAVVRGVGLIRSIDDLNNTMVSQSGGNPVLVKDIAAVTVGEKPRLGIAGLDQDDDIVQGIVLMRRGEQSSPTIARVEQLVATINASTILPPGVKIERIYDRKDLIDLTTHTVLHNMVVGILLIVLLQWIFLGDLRSALIVGATIPFALFFAVIILVLRGESANLLSVGAIDFGLIVDATVIMVEAIFRRLTQTTALSEAERSHISYETTMGMKNHAILSASADMSRSIFFAAAIIIAAFLPLFTLSGVEGNIFGPMARTYAYALAGGLLATFTVTPALSAIILPSHLDETETWIVKKLDALYVPVLNWAISNRNIVMAGAAALVVMTIIFARLLGLEFLPKLEEGNLWIRATLPPTISLQEGNTYVNEMRKLIRARPEVEAVVSQHGRPDDGTDAAGLFNAEFFAPLKPASEWPGTHDKEELTGQLLKELQDKFPGVEFNFSQYLQDNVSEAVSGVKGENSIKLYGNDLQALTDTANKIKAQLATVQGITDLAVFTSLGQPTIQIDIDRARAARYGLAPGDINATIKVAVGGDTAGDLYEPGSDRHFPIIVRLAPEYRKSAEAIQNLRIGVAGANGAITQIPLSEVASINLISGAAYIYREQQERYLPIKFSVRERDLGSAIREAQDKVESNVQLPPGSRVEWVGEFGNLQDAIKRLSIVVPISLALIAVLLFFNFGSMVDTLLVMTVIPMAIFGGVLGLLISGIPFSVSAAIGFIALFGIAVMDGIIILSQYNQLIDEGYERIRAVIRTGELQLRPVLMTCAVAGIGLLPAAISEGIGSQVQKPLAIVVVTGMMLAPLVILVTLPVLISVFSRRTR